A single window of Bacteroidota bacterium DNA harbors:
- the accB gene encoding acetyl-CoA carboxylase biotin carboxyl carrier protein, translating into MKLNEIQDLIKFVSKSGVNEVELETKEIKIVIKTGKQNGPVMVQAAPQMMQAAPTQMVTAAPVANPTPVTETKATPTPTNTGADESKYITIKSPMIGTFYRSPGPDKPSFVNVGDEVNAGKTVCIIEAMKLFNEIESDIKGKIVKVLVNDATPVEYDQPLFLVDPN; encoded by the coding sequence ATGAAATTAAACGAAATTCAAGATCTCATTAAGTTTGTTTCCAAAAGCGGCGTAAACGAAGTAGAACTGGAAACGAAGGAGATTAAAATCGTTATTAAAACAGGAAAGCAAAACGGACCGGTAATGGTTCAGGCAGCTCCTCAAATGATGCAGGCAGCTCCAACTCAAATGGTAACTGCAGCCCCTGTTGCTAACCCAACTCCTGTTACAGAAACAAAAGCTACACCAACACCTACTAACACAGGTGCCGACGAATCAAAGTACATTACCATTAAATCCCCAATGATTGGTACTTTCTATCGCTCACCGGGTCCTGATAAACCTTCATTCGTAAACGTTGGCGATGAGGTAAACGCAGGAAAGACTGTTTGTATCATTGAAGCTATGAAGTTGTTCAATGAAATCGAAAGCGACATCAAAGGTAAAATTGTTAAGGTATTGGTTAACGACGCTACTCCGGTAGAATACGATCAGCCTTTATTCTTAGTAGATCCAAATTAA
- a CDS encoding regulatory protein RecX codes for MKNWCAYQERSQFEVRNKLFEYGIFNEEAENIISQLIQENFLNEERFALAFARGKFRIKRWGRIKIKLELKQHKVSEYCISKALKQIDGNEYFATLEKIIEKKTKEIRESNKIKKQYKIIKYAMSRGYEQDIIMDAIKKLENNES; via the coding sequence ATGAAAAATTGGTGTGCCTATCAGGAGCGCTCACAATTTGAGGTAAGAAATAAATTATTTGAGTATGGGATATTTAATGAGGAAGCTGAAAATATAATTTCTCAATTAATACAGGAAAATTTCTTAAACGAAGAGCGTTTTGCTTTAGCATTCGCCAGAGGAAAATTCAGAATTAAGCGTTGGGGCAGAATAAAAATAAAATTGGAACTCAAACAGCATAAGGTTAGCGAATACTGTATTAGTAAAGCCTTAAAGCAAATCGACGGCAACGAATATTTTGCTACCTTAGAAAAAATTATTGAAAAGAAAACCAAAGAAATAAGAGAGTCAAATAAAATTAAAAAGCAATATAAAATTATTAAGTATGCCATGTCGCGAGGCTATGAGCAGGATATAATAATGGACGCAATAAAAAAATTAGAAAACAATGAATCTTGA
- a CDS encoding glycosyltransferase — translation MFDLSVIIVNYNVKHFVEQCLHSVLNASKNLKVEVFVVDNNSVDGSVPFIKQKFPQVKLIENKVNTGFSVANNQAIKQCSGKYVLLLNPDTVVQEDTFDKTFAFMEQHPDAGGLGIKMVDGKGNFLPESKRGLPTPAVAFYKIFGLSKLFPNSKKFGQYHLTYLDKNKNHQIDVLSGAFMLMRKEALDKVGLLDETFFMYGEDIDLSYRITQGGYKNYYFADSSIIHYKGESTKKSSVNYVIVFYKAMAIFAKKHFSSGNARLFDFLIHLAIFLRAGMAIIARFIKQIFFPAIDFALILAGLYFIKDIYESEFKFTEGYYSERLTNFAFPVYTLIWMFFNFLSGGYDRPFKIIKMMRGVLVGTGFILIVYSLLPEDYRFSRALILLGTAYTVVLYLITRIIYNAANLKQFKFKTEEKSKRIIIIGSEEEFDRVFGLLKETRINAGFVGFVSNNDNGVKHPYYIGNFNQVNEIVDVHVINEIIFCAKNISSQNIIEKMLTLVTKGVDFKIAPPESLSIIGSNSIDTAGDLYVIDVNNVGKPENKRKKRLYDLMASSVLFILSPVFIFFQKNKLNFIANCFKVWLGIYSWVGYGKAPRKDLPEIKPSVLTPADAQNGVLSDDKINLLFLSYSKDYTIEKDVKIMWTSIRLLGN, via the coding sequence GTGTTTGATCTTTCCGTCATAATTGTCAATTATAACGTTAAGCATTTCGTTGAGCAATGCCTGCATTCGGTATTGAATGCCTCTAAAAATCTGAAGGTAGAGGTGTTTGTGGTCGATAATAATTCTGTGGATGGCTCCGTACCCTTTATTAAGCAAAAATTTCCTCAGGTTAAGCTCATTGAAAATAAAGTTAATACCGGTTTTTCGGTGGCTAACAACCAGGCTATAAAGCAGTGCTCAGGTAAGTATGTTTTATTGCTAAATCCTGATACCGTTGTGCAAGAAGATACGTTCGATAAAACCTTTGCGTTTATGGAACAGCATCCTGATGCCGGCGGATTAGGAATAAAAATGGTGGATGGAAAAGGAAATTTTTTACCGGAATCGAAACGTGGTTTACCAACACCGGCTGTAGCATTCTATAAGATTTTCGGTTTATCAAAGTTATTTCCTAACTCAAAAAAATTCGGACAATACCACCTGACCTATTTAGATAAAAATAAAAACCATCAGATAGATGTTTTAAGTGGTGCCTTTATGCTCATGCGTAAAGAAGCTTTAGATAAAGTTGGATTACTGGATGAAACATTTTTTATGTATGGTGAGGACATTGATTTATCCTATCGTATAACGCAAGGTGGTTATAAAAATTATTATTTCGCCGATTCGAGCATTATTCATTATAAGGGCGAGAGTACTAAAAAGAGCAGTGTTAACTACGTTATCGTGTTTTACAAAGCGATGGCAATTTTCGCTAAGAAACATTTTAGTTCGGGTAACGCGAGATTGTTCGATTTCTTGATTCATTTAGCCATTTTCCTGCGAGCCGGAATGGCAATCATAGCTCGTTTTATTAAACAGATTTTTTTCCCGGCTATCGATTTCGCTTTAATCCTGGCAGGTTTATATTTTATTAAAGATATCTACGAATCGGAATTTAAATTTACGGAAGGTTACTATTCAGAGCGGCTTACAAATTTTGCTTTCCCGGTTTATACACTGATTTGGATGTTCTTTAATTTTTTAAGCGGAGGTTATGATCGTCCGTTTAAAATTATAAAAATGATGCGTGGTGTTTTAGTTGGCACCGGTTTTATTTTGATCGTTTATTCCTTATTACCGGAAGATTATCGTTTCTCACGTGCGTTAATTTTATTAGGAACAGCTTACACTGTAGTATTATACTTGATTACCCGAATCATCTACAACGCGGCTAACTTAAAGCAGTTTAAATTTAAAACCGAAGAAAAAAGTAAACGTATCATTATTATTGGAAGTGAGGAGGAGTTTGATCGTGTATTCGGATTACTTAAAGAAACACGAATTAATGCCGGGTTTGTTGGTTTTGTAAGCAATAACGATAATGGAGTTAAACATCCGTATTACATTGGCAATTTTAATCAAGTGAATGAAATTGTAGATGTACATGTTATTAATGAAATTATTTTTTGTGCTAAGAATATCTCTTCGCAAAATATCATTGAAAAAATGTTAACGCTTGTAACAAAGGGCGTTGATTTTAAAATTGCTCCACCCGAAAGTTTATCCATTATCGGAAGTAATAGTATCGATACCGCGGGCGATTTATACGTCATTGATGTCAATAATGTGGGTAAGCCTGAGAATAAACGTAAAAAACGTTTGTATGATTTAATGGCTTCATCGGTTCTGTTTATCTTATCACCTGTTTTTATTTTTTTCCAGAAGAACAAACTCAATTTTATCGCTAATTGTTTTAAGGTGTGGTTAGGAATTTATTCGTGGGTTGGGTACGGTAAAGCACCGCGCAAAGATTTGCCGGAAATTAAACCCTCTGTGTTAACACCGGCGGATGCTCAAAATGGAGTGCTTTCTGATGATAAGATTAATCTGTTGTTTTTATCCTACTCAAAAGATTATACAATAGAAAAAGATGTGAAAATTATGTGGACCAGCATTCGTTTGTTGGGGAACTAA
- a CDS encoding RNA methyltransferase → MKLPALFLNSIKNAKGFDESSFVNTHESGEKITSIRMNPFKKSSLDFETNHRVDWCETGFYLNERPSFTFDPLFHAGSYYVQEAGSMFLEFALKNTVDLNQSLAVLDLCAAPGGKSTLINSLINDDSFLISNEVIKNRADVLAYNLSKWGTCNTAVTNCDPSVIGKLENVFDVVVADVPCSGSGLFRKQPEAIQEWSLDNVNLCSTRQKRIMADSISCLKPGGILIYSTCSYSVEEDEAVVEWMMKEFELEYVSLPVNKAWNIIESSPGYRFYPNRVKSEGFFCAVLRKTGVSHGHPNKSKKNIFEQASKKELTELQNQFEYHDFHTVFKFQSNFKLVNTALYNFLNAFGSHLYFKKTGTTLGEFKHRDFLPDHELALSLYTNKNTPKIELNREQAIAFLKKENLQLEAQKGIQLMCYKNLGLGWAKILDKRVNNYLPKEFRILSSEEN, encoded by the coding sequence TTGAAATTACCTGCACTTTTTTTAAACAGCATCAAAAACGCTAAGGGATTCGACGAAAGCTCCTTTGTGAACACGCATGAGAGCGGAGAAAAAATCACCTCCATTCGGATGAATCCATTTAAAAAGTCAAGCCTGGATTTTGAGACTAACCATCGAGTGGACTGGTGCGAAACCGGATTTTACTTAAACGAAAGACCTTCTTTCACTTTTGATCCGCTCTTCCACGCAGGTAGTTATTATGTACAAGAGGCGGGTTCCATGTTTTTGGAGTTCGCTTTAAAAAATACCGTTGACCTTAACCAATCTTTAGCTGTTTTAGATTTATGTGCAGCTCCCGGTGGAAAATCTACCTTAATAAACAGTTTAATAAACGATGATAGCTTTTTGATAAGTAATGAAGTTATTAAAAACAGAGCTGATGTATTAGCCTACAACCTCAGCAAATGGGGTACATGCAATACTGCTGTGACGAATTGCGACCCATCCGTTATCGGGAAATTAGAAAATGTTTTTGATGTGGTAGTAGCTGATGTTCCATGCAGCGGTTCCGGATTATTCAGAAAGCAACCGGAAGCTATCCAAGAATGGAGTTTAGATAATGTGAATCTCTGCAGCACACGCCAGAAGAGAATTATGGCCGACAGTATTTCCTGTTTGAAACCGGGTGGTATTTTAATTTATTCTACTTGCTCTTATTCGGTTGAAGAAGATGAGGCGGTTGTTGAATGGATGATGAAGGAATTTGAACTCGAATATGTTTCTTTGCCGGTAAATAAGGCATGGAACATCATAGAATCATCGCCAGGTTACCGTTTCTATCCTAATCGTGTGAAGAGTGAAGGATTCTTTTGTGCCGTGCTTCGTAAAACAGGGGTGTCGCATGGACATCCTAACAAATCGAAAAAAAATATATTTGAACAAGCGAGCAAAAAGGAACTGACTGAATTACAAAATCAGTTTGAATACCACGATTTTCATACTGTATTTAAATTCCAAAGTAATTTTAAATTAGTAAATACCGCTCTCTATAATTTTTTAAATGCCTTCGGTTCTCACTTATACTTTAAAAAAACAGGAACAACTTTAGGGGAATTTAAACACCGTGATTTTTTGCCCGATCATGAATTGGCATTAAGTCTTTATACTAATAAAAATACGCCCAAGATTGAACTAAACCGCGAACAAGCCATTGCTTTTCTTAAAAAAGAAAATCTGCAATTAGAAGCTCAGAAAGGAATTCAATTAATGTGTTATAAAAATCTGGGATTAGGTTGGGCAAAAATATTAGACAAACGCGTCAATAATTATTTACCTAAGGAATTCAGAATACTCAGCAGCGAAGAAAATTAG
- a CDS encoding outer membrane beta-barrel protein, which yields MKTVLFSSLMCVAVAATAQFGINAGVNALKFTGDVGKQRNTHFFNDARMGYNLGAEYRVGKILGVGLNGMYGKLQGSDFSKESHRNFMSTVIGGELNVTAYFDRMKDTSPVASPFISVGLGFLKFDPKGDITDANGIKYNYWSDGSIRDLPESPANDPYAIVMQRDYTYETQLTDSAVNYKRNTLYLPINLGIKFNVDYRISVKVAMNYNLAFTDYIDNYKNGGNDSWMGANVSVNYSLNKKPKSPYDGVDFKAIDNSDYDTDGIVDLKDNCLGTPKGAKVGNEGCAVDTDMDGTPDYMDNEPNTKPGALTDGYGVTINEEDYAARQLEWDSLATSRSGGFNEMPSLDYLKQVETKGKEIKEKSGKTASIPAELKSADVNNDGYISADEIRKTIDMFFEGESDFNVERINRLIDFFFEQ from the coding sequence ATGAAAACAGTATTATTTTCTAGTTTGATGTGCGTTGCAGTTGCGGCAACGGCTCAATTCGGTATTAATGCAGGAGTGAATGCATTAAAATTTACAGGCGACGTTGGTAAACAACGTAACACGCATTTCTTTAACGATGCACGCATGGGTTATAATCTCGGTGCTGAATATCGTGTCGGAAAAATTTTGGGTGTTGGCCTGAATGGAATGTATGGTAAGTTGCAGGGTAGCGACTTCAGTAAGGAATCTCACCGCAATTTTATGTCAACTGTTATTGGCGGAGAACTTAATGTGACGGCTTATTTCGATCGCATGAAAGACACATCGCCGGTAGCTTCGCCATTTATCTCGGTTGGTTTAGGCTTCTTAAAGTTTGATCCGAAAGGCGATATAACGGATGCTAACGGAATAAAATATAATTATTGGTCAGATGGTTCTATTCGTGATTTGCCCGAATCGCCTGCAAACGATCCTTACGCTATCGTTATGCAACGTGATTATACCTATGAAACACAATTAACCGATTCGGCAGTAAACTACAAACGCAACACCTTGTATTTGCCAATCAATTTAGGAATTAAGTTTAATGTAGATTATCGCATCAGTGTAAAAGTGGCTATGAATTATAATTTGGCATTTACTGATTACATCGATAATTATAAAAACGGCGGTAACGATAGTTGGATGGGAGCGAATGTATCGGTAAACTATTCGTTAAACAAAAAACCTAAATCTCCTTACGATGGTGTAGATTTTAAGGCGATTGACAATAGTGATTATGATACCGATGGAATCGTTGACTTAAAAGATAATTGTTTAGGAACACCAAAAGGAGCGAAGGTAGGTAACGAGGGTTGTGCAGTAGATACGGATATGGATGGAACTCCGGATTACATGGACAACGAACCAAACACAAAACCGGGTGCACTTACAGATGGTTATGGTGTAACGATTAATGAAGAAGATTATGCTGCGCGTCAGTTAGAATGGGATTCTTTAGCTACTTCACGTAGCGGAGGGTTTAATGAAATGCCAAGTTTAGATTATTTAAAGCAAGTTGAAACGAAGGGAAAGGAAATAAAAGAAAAGTCAGGTAAGACAGCGTCTATACCTGCCGAATTGAAATCGGCCGACGTCAATAATGACGGGTACATCTCGGCGGATGAAATTCGAAAAACAATCGATATGTTCTTCGAGGGAGAATCCGACTTCAATGTTGAGAGAATAAATCGATTGATCGATTTCTTCTTTGAACAATAA
- a CDS encoding SDR family oxidoreductase produces MNLDLKGKKAIVCGSTQGIGKAVAVELANLGASVTLVARNEAALKQTKSELNTSAGQIHSYMCVDFSEPNKLRDLMNAFMQRNNPIHILVNNTGGPPSGPIVSAKTEEFESAFTNHLLCNHIMTQACVDGMKMAGYGRVINIISTSVKAPLPNLGVSNTIRAAVASWSKTMANELGKFNITVNNVLPGATNTQRLKTIITNKATKNHLEVKSVEEEMIHEIPMGRFAEASEIANAVAFLASPAASYINGINLPVDGGRTPSL; encoded by the coding sequence ATGAATCTTGATTTAAAAGGTAAAAAAGCCATTGTGTGCGGAAGTACACAAGGAATCGGAAAAGCAGTTGCAGTTGAATTAGCTAATTTGGGCGCAAGCGTTACTTTAGTTGCAAGAAATGAAGCCGCTTTAAAACAAACCAAATCGGAGTTGAATACATCGGCCGGACAAATACATTCTTATATGTGTGTGGATTTTTCGGAACCGAATAAATTACGCGATTTGATGAATGCGTTTATGCAGCGTAACAATCCCATTCATATTTTAGTAAACAATACCGGTGGTCCGCCTTCTGGTCCGATTGTTTCTGCTAAAACCGAAGAGTTTGAATCGGCATTTACGAATCATCTTTTGTGTAATCACATTATGACACAGGCTTGCGTTGATGGAATGAAAATGGCGGGTTACGGTAGAGTCATAAATATTATTTCCACTTCAGTAAAAGCACCGTTACCAAATTTAGGCGTGTCAAATACCATTCGAGCAGCAGTTGCTAGTTGGTCTAAAACCATGGCTAATGAGTTAGGTAAGTTTAATATCACTGTCAATAATGTGTTGCCAGGGGCTACTAACACCCAACGTTTAAAAACAATTATAACTAATAAAGCAACCAAAAACCATTTAGAGGTTAAGTCGGTTGAAGAGGAAATGATACATGAAATTCCGATGGGCCGATTTGCTGAAGCAAGTGAAATTGCGAACGCGGTTGCATTCCTGGCCTCACCGGCAGCATCTTACATTAACGGCATAAATTTACCGGTGGATGGCGGCCGAACTCCTTCACTTTAA
- a CDS encoding SPOR domain-containing protein — MKQLLGCLIFLLLPVLSFSQTDSTAASTPEDTTSVFLNPKAPMVPPYDINFFLGPDTAKKSIFPAYEEFDYGPGMPVFNPKISLGTGMLSFYGDLYKKHYQSPWTSRVGYDLNVSHRLNRYLMINFNLLFGKLGAYENLPNRHENFQSEIRAGGINLLYDFGNFIPDRYRIRPFVSLGITSFEFLSKTDLYDRNGEKYHYWSDGSIKNMEEGSAGSQFAKDLVRDYRYETDIRELNADGFGKYPERAWAVPFGFGAIMHITERFDFKMGVQYYFTNTDYIDGITNKSVGNRAGTKAMDKFVYTSVSLQYDLVLNRKKKDTLPAEYYDNLDWLAIDNADYDKDGVRDWDDNCQGTPEGVKVDKFGCPLDEDMDGVPDYRDEELPSPKGFEVNLKGIALTDEFWQDWYDHYFDSVGIDRTTEQIGNAFDLVMPKTNKKKKKEQRSYTVELARYAGGVPSDEMAYLLSIGDMKSTVLDDGTTVVYTAGTYEEVKQAAKRRDEFMAEGNKKAMVGYFKNDKYSTMTEEELQAAIKESDLEAANNATQTAVTSGTIAANNNNQNNQNNNQGNETGNNANNNQGNETGNNVNNANNNQGNETGNTTGNNTANASGTTTASSGGNETGTSSGSANFEKGSVVYRVQLGAYKNKISTAAFKNSDVVELKTEDNYFRYVTNGYKTLQEAASKRADLVLLGYTDAFVTAYKDGKRIAMEKAGATMETKQKEDLNESKTFSTIDKSLISFKLQIGALKRPAASADMDEKTKDLQGVEKQTTSTGMIRYSIGSYKEYQKAEEARKQLEDKGFPEAFIIAIFKDEIISLQEAMELLK; from the coding sequence ATGAAGCAGTTACTTGGTTGCTTAATATTTTTACTGTTACCGGTTTTATCGTTCTCGCAAACCGACAGTACTGCTGCTTCTACTCCTGAAGATACAACCTCCGTTTTTCTTAATCCGAAGGCGCCAATGGTACCGCCTTATGATATTAATTTTTTCCTCGGACCTGATACTGCTAAAAAAAGTATTTTTCCGGCTTACGAAGAATTTGATTACGGTCCGGGAATGCCTGTTTTTAATCCTAAAATTTCTTTAGGAACAGGAATGTTATCTTTTTATGGTGACCTTTATAAAAAGCATTATCAGTCTCCATGGACATCTCGCGTGGGTTATGATTTAAATGTATCGCACCGTTTAAATCGTTACCTGATGATTAACTTCAATTTGCTGTTTGGTAAATTAGGAGCCTATGAAAATCTTCCGAATCGTCACGAAAATTTCCAATCCGAAATAAGAGCAGGCGGAATTAATTTACTTTATGACTTCGGAAATTTTATTCCTGACAGATACCGTATTCGTCCGTTTGTAAGTTTAGGAATTACAAGTTTCGAATTTTTATCTAAAACGGATTTGTATGATCGTAACGGAGAAAAGTATCATTATTGGAGCGATGGATCTATTAAGAATATGGAAGAAGGAAGCGCGGGCTCGCAATTTGCGAAGGATTTAGTGAGGGATTACAGATACGAAACGGATATACGCGAACTTAACGCGGATGGATTTGGAAAATATCCTGAACGCGCATGGGCTGTTCCGTTCGGATTCGGCGCCATCATGCATATTACCGAGCGTTTTGATTTCAAAATGGGGGTTCAGTATTATTTCACCAATACCGATTATATTGATGGAATTACCAATAAGAGTGTGGGAAATCGTGCCGGAACAAAAGCCATGGATAAATTTGTTTATACATCGGTATCATTGCAATATGATTTAGTTCTAAACAGAAAGAAGAAAGACACTTTACCTGCTGAGTATTATGATAATTTAGATTGGTTGGCGATTGATAATGCGGATTATGATAAAGACGGTGTTCGCGATTGGGACGATAATTGCCAGGGAACTCCGGAAGGTGTAAAAGTGGATAAATTTGGGTGTCCTTTAGATGAAGATATGGACGGTGTTCCGGATTACCGAGATGAAGAACTGCCTTCGCCAAAAGGTTTTGAGGTTAATCTTAAAGGTATTGCCTTAACGGATGAATTCTGGCAAGATTGGTACGACCATTATTTTGATTCGGTAGGCATTGACAGAACTACAGAGCAAATTGGAAATGCATTTGACTTAGTGATGCCAAAGACAAATAAGAAAAAGAAGAAAGAGCAAAGAAGCTATACAGTTGAATTGGCGCGTTATGCAGGCGGTGTGCCAAGTGATGAGATGGCTTATTTATTAAGTATTGGCGATATGAAGTCGACTGTTTTAGACGATGGAACAACAGTTGTTTATACGGCCGGTACATATGAAGAAGTGAAACAAGCGGCAAAACGTAGAGATGAGTTTATGGCGGAAGGAAACAAAAAGGCCATGGTAGGTTATTTTAAAAACGACAAATACTCTACGATGACCGAGGAAGAATTGCAGGCCGCAATTAAAGAGTCGGATTTAGAAGCTGCGAATAACGCAACTCAAACTGCAGTTACAAGCGGTACAATAGCAGCAAACAACAATAATCAAAACAACCAGAATAACAATCAGGGTAACGAAACCGGTAATAACGCGAATAATAATCAAGGCAATGAAACCGGTAATAATGTAAATAATGCCAATAACAATCAAGGTAACGAAACCGGCAACACTACAGGAAACAATACCGCAAATGCAAGCGGAACTACAACTGCAAGTTCAGGCGGAAATGAAACAGGTACATCTTCAGGTTCCGCTAACTTCGAAAAAGGATCGGTTGTTTATCGTGTGCAATTAGGCGCGTACAAGAATAAAATTTCAACCGCTGCATTTAAAAATTCGGATGTAGTAGAGTTAAAAACTGAAGACAATTATTTCCGTTACGTTACCAATGGTTATAAAACATTGCAAGAAGCAGCTTCTAAACGTGCAGATTTAGTGTTATTAGGATATACAGATGCGTTTGTAACTGCATATAAAGATGGAAAACGAATTGCAATGGAGAAGGCAGGCGCTACCATGGAAACAAAGCAAAAAGAGGACTTGAACGAAAGCAAAACATTCAGCACAATTGATAAATCATTAATCAGTTTCAAACTACAAATTGGAGCATTAAAACGGCCTGCTGCTTCGGCGGATATGGATGAAAAAACCAAAGACTTACAAGGTGTAGAAAAACAAACCACTTCAACAGGCATGATTCGTTACAGCATTGGTTCTTATAAAGAGTATCAAAAAGCCGAAGAAGCACGTAAGCAGCTTGAAGACAAAGGTTTCCCTGAAGCATTCATAATCGCAATCTTTAAGGATGAAATTATTTCCTTGCAAGAGGCCATGGAATTGTTGAAATAG
- a CDS encoding isocitrate dehydrogenase (NADP(+)) yields MSKIKVANPVVELDGDEMTRIIWKFIKDKLILPYLDIDIKYYDLGIEYRDQTNDQVTIDAAEAIKKYQVGIKCATITPDEARVKEFNLKQMWKSPNGTIRNILDGTVFREPIVCKNVPRLVTNWTSPIIVGRHAFGDQYRATDTVIKGKGKLTMTFTPEDGSAPVVHEVYNFKGNGVAMGMYNTEESIRGFAHSCFNVALNKKWPLYLSTKNTILKKYDGFFKDIFEEIYQKEYKAKFEAAGIVYEHRLIDDMVASALKWNGSFVWACKNYDGDVQSDSVAQGFGSLGLMTSVLVTPDGKIMEAEAAHGTVTRHYRDHQAGKPTSTNPIASIFAWTRGLEFRGKLDGNKELMNFAQALEQVCVEVVESGKMTKDLAVCVHGNKVEHGKHYLYTEEFLTELDNALKKKLGK; encoded by the coding sequence ATGAGCAAAATAAAAGTAGCCAATCCCGTTGTAGAGCTTGATGGCGATGAAATGACCCGTATTATCTGGAAATTCATTAAGGATAAATTAATTCTTCCTTACCTTGATATAGATATTAAATATTATGACTTAGGTATTGAGTACCGCGATCAAACAAATGATCAAGTTACTATCGATGCTGCTGAAGCAATTAAAAAATACCAGGTAGGTATTAAATGCGCAACCATCACACCTGATGAAGCGCGTGTAAAAGAATTTAATTTAAAGCAAATGTGGAAGTCTCCTAACGGAACTATTCGTAACATTCTTGATGGGACAGTTTTCCGCGAGCCTATCGTTTGTAAAAATGTTCCGCGTTTAGTGACTAACTGGACTTCTCCAATTATTGTTGGTCGTCACGCTTTTGGTGATCAATACCGCGCAACCGATACAGTTATCAAAGGGAAAGGCAAATTAACTATGACCTTCACTCCGGAAGACGGTTCTGCTCCGGTTGTTCATGAGGTTTATAATTTCAAAGGTAACGGTGTGGCAATGGGTATGTATAATACGGAAGAGTCTATCCGTGGTTTCGCACACTCATGTTTTAATGTAGCGTTAAATAAAAAATGGCCTTTATATTTATCTACAAAAAATACCATCCTTAAAAAATACGATGGTTTCTTTAAAGATATTTTCGAAGAAATTTACCAAAAGGAATACAAAGCTAAATTTGAAGCAGCCGGTATCGTTTACGAACACCGTTTGATTGATGACATGGTGGCTTCTGCTTTAAAATGGAACGGAAGTTTCGTTTGGGCTTGTAAAAATTATGATGGCGACGTTCAATCTGATTCAGTAGCTCAAGGTTTTGGTTCATTAGGATTAATGACTTCTGTGCTTGTAACTCCGGATGGAAAAATCATGGAAGCTGAAGCGGCTCACGGTACCGTAACCCGTCACTACCGCGATCACCAAGCAGGTAAACCAACATCAACTAATCCAATTGCCAGTATTTTTGCCTGGACTCGCGGTTTAGAGTTCCGTGGTAAATTAGATGGTAACAAGGAATTAATGAATTTTGCTCAAGCATTAGAGCAAGTTTGCGTTGAAGTTGTTGAAAGCGGCAAAATGACGAAAGATTTAGCGGTTTGTGTACATGGCAATAAGGTTGAGCACGGCAAACACTATTTATATACCGAAGAATTCTTAACCGAATTAGATAATGCCTTAAAAAAGAAATTAGGTAAATAA